In one Paenibacillus sp. JQZ6Y-1 genomic region, the following are encoded:
- a CDS encoding amidohydrolase/deacetylase family metallohydrolase yields MDQRLVNIRLDNGVVTSIMPYESLEASLAEQEKQAADGNNLHIVNCHGWYVSTGWIDLHVHAYAELSPYGDDMDEIGIQHGVTTIVDAGSCGADEIGILLEKGQTAQTSLLAFLNISKIGLRRTDELSQLEWIDEELAAQAAERYSSQIIGLKARISSSVVKESGLEPLRRARQLSERLQLPLMVHIGSGPPDIRDVLHLLADGDVITHYLNGKDNNLFDDDGQPLPELLAALERGVHLDVGHGSASFSFQVAEQARRAGIALQTISTDIYRGNRLDGPVYNMSNVLSKFLLLGYELEQIVNAVTTTAAQWLRRPELAVLEVGQPADLTLFSIDQTTTILTDSDGQQRESQQRITARGVVKDGTFFAC; encoded by the coding sequence CTGGATCAACGTCTAGTTAATATTCGATTGGATAATGGTGTGGTCACATCGATTATGCCATATGAATCTCTGGAAGCGTCATTGGCTGAACAAGAGAAGCAGGCAGCAGATGGCAACAACCTACATATTGTGAATTGCCACGGTTGGTATGTATCGACTGGATGGATTGACTTGCATGTGCATGCGTATGCTGAATTGTCGCCGTATGGGGACGATATGGATGAGATTGGTATCCAGCATGGCGTAACGACGATTGTAGATGCGGGCAGCTGCGGTGCAGACGAGATTGGGATATTGTTGGAAAAGGGGCAGACAGCTCAGACCTCATTGCTTGCGTTTCTGAACATTTCCAAAATCGGGCTGCGACGTACAGATGAATTATCGCAATTGGAATGGATTGATGAGGAGCTGGCAGCACAGGCGGCGGAAAGATACAGCTCACAGATCATCGGCTTGAAGGCACGGATTAGCTCTAGTGTCGTCAAGGAGAGTGGTTTGGAGCCGCTACGCCGAGCGCGTCAATTGTCCGAGCGATTGCAGCTGCCATTGATGGTGCATATCGGCTCTGGTCCACCGGATATTCGCGATGTGCTGCATCTGTTGGCAGACGGTGATGTGATCACCCACTATCTGAATGGCAAGGACAACAATTTGTTTGACGATGATGGGCAGCCCTTGCCAGAATTGCTGGCAGCACTGGAACGCGGGGTACATCTGGATGTGGGGCATGGCTCGGCAAGCTTTTCGTTTCAAGTAGCCGAGCAGGCTCGTCGGGCTGGTATTGCGCTGCAAACGATCAGCACCGACATTTATCGTGGCAATCGTCTGGACGGTCCGGTGTATAATATGTCCAACGTACTCAGCAAGTTTTTGTTGCTCGGTTATGAGCTGGAGCAGATTGTGAACGCGGTGACGACAACAGCGGCACAATGGCTGCGTCGACCGGAGCTGGCAGTGCTGGAAGTGGGGCAACCAGCGGATTTGACCCTTTTTTCGATAGATCAGACAACGACGATATTAACGGATTCAGATGGACAGCAGCGCGAGAGTCAGCAACGGATTACAGCCAGAGGAGTGGTAAAAGATGGAACATTCTTTGCATGCTAA
- a CDS encoding TldD/PmbA family protein, whose protein sequence is MNITDFQQHLFDQGKVYGYTEMEVYYSASRSTAAVVRKGEVDSYRVAETQGLSFRGLINGQMGYASTEKIAADSIPFLLDEAAGNAGILEIADDSDLFAGSVSYPQLNTYSESIIQTSPETLIAAATRLEQLVLDRDERITMVRQSSASVREHELLIANSKGLHCHQRDSVGSVSVYVLAGADSETVSGGWFDYDLRDFDDISIEDVAAKAVHEVVSKLGATPVPSDNYPVILREDAASALLSAHTSAFSAEQVEKGFSSLVGKLEQSIAGSNITLIDDPLMEHVPGTTMFDAEGVAASPHTLIQNGVLKTFLHNRKTAAKAGLSTTANASKGGYKGKLGISYHNLYLQPGTRNLDELIASIDKGVLITELQGMHAGTDPTSGNFSLACLGYLIENGTIARPVNQITVSGNFYELLNDVEELGSDLRFTGSCTSPSLKIGSLSISGS, encoded by the coding sequence ATGAATATTACGGATTTTCAGCAGCATTTATTTGATCAGGGTAAGGTGTATGGATATACAGAAATGGAAGTATACTACTCCGCAAGCCGTTCTACCGCAGCTGTTGTACGCAAGGGCGAGGTGGACAGCTACCGTGTTGCCGAGACGCAAGGGCTGTCTTTCCGCGGACTGATCAATGGTCAGATGGGCTATGCCTCTACCGAAAAGATCGCTGCGGACAGCATTCCTTTTCTATTGGATGAAGCGGCTGGCAATGCAGGCATATTGGAAATTGCCGACGATAGCGATCTGTTCGCTGGTTCCGTCTCCTATCCACAGCTGAACACATACTCCGAATCCATCATTCAGACCTCTCCAGAAACGCTGATCGCCGCTGCTACCCGTTTGGAGCAGCTTGTACTTGATCGTGACGAACGCATTACGATGGTGCGTCAAAGCTCCGCCAGCGTGCGCGAGCATGAGCTGCTGATCGCGAACAGCAAAGGGCTGCATTGCCATCAGCGAGACAGTGTTGGTAGCGTGAGCGTGTATGTGCTTGCTGGAGCGGATAGCGAAACGGTCAGCGGTGGCTGGTTTGACTACGACCTACGTGACTTTGACGATATTTCCATCGAAGATGTTGCCGCCAAGGCGGTACACGAGGTCGTATCCAAGCTGGGTGCGACTCCCGTGCCATCCGACAATTATCCGGTCATTTTGCGTGAGGATGCTGCGTCGGCGCTACTGTCTGCGCATACGAGTGCCTTTTCCGCTGAACAGGTTGAGAAGGGCTTTTCCAGTCTGGTGGGCAAATTGGAGCAATCCATCGCAGGTAGCAATATTACCCTGATCGATGATCCGTTAATGGAGCATGTACCGGGTACGACAATGTTTGACGCGGAAGGAGTAGCTGCCAGCCCGCATACCTTAATTCAAAATGGGGTGCTCAAGACCTTCCTACACAACCGTAAAACCGCCGCCAAAGCTGGACTGTCTACCACAGCCAATGCTTCCAAAGGCGGCTACAAAGGCAAGCTGGGCATCTCGTATCACAATCTGTATCTTCAGCCAGGGACTCGCAATCTGGATGAATTGATCGCTTCCATCGATAAAGGTGTACTGATCACCGAACTGCAAGGGATGCATGCTGGTACCGATCCAACCAGCGGCAACTTCTCACTCGCCTGTCTCGGTTACCTGATCGAGAATGGTACCATTGCCCGTCCCGTCAATCAGATCACCGTCTCCGGCAACTTTTACGAGCTGCTAAATGACGTAGAGGAACTAGGCAGCGACCTACGCTTCACCGGGAGTTGCACCTCACCATCACTAAAAATTGGCTCGTTGTCGATCTCAGGAAGCTAA
- the lysA gene encoding diaminopimelate decarboxylase: protein MYLHGTSTINEQGHLQIGGCDTLELKEQYGTPLYIMDEQLIRQRCREYMDAFRATGMQFQVAYASKAFCTMAICRIVEEEGLSLDVVSEGELHTALEAGFPAARIHFHGNNKTPDELEMALDANIGCFVVDNFIELQMLNAIAAAKGLKPAILLRVTPGVEAHTHEFISTGQEDSKFGFDIGNGSAEEAVKHAHQLPHVELLGLHSHIGSQIFEVDGFEVAAQRVADFARQLQQEAGVTFKVINLGGGFGIRYTEEDSPLAAHTYVEAIANAVKQQFEGLEGELPQIWIEPGRSIVGDAGTTLYTIGTSKDIPGVRKYVSVDGGMTDNPRPALYDAKYEALLANRVNDEPSELVSIAGKCCESGDMLIWDIELAEPIAGDLLAVPCTGAYNYSMASNYNRIRRPAVVLVKDGQSDLIVERESFADITRKDVVPARLRASVTARS from the coding sequence ATGTATTTACACGGAACGAGCACGATTAACGAACAAGGACATTTACAGATTGGCGGCTGTGATACACTCGAATTGAAAGAGCAGTACGGCACGCCTTTATATATTATGGACGAGCAGCTGATTCGTCAGCGCTGCCGCGAATACATGGACGCATTCCGCGCCACTGGTATGCAGTTTCAGGTTGCTTACGCCAGCAAAGCCTTTTGCACGATGGCAATTTGCCGCATCGTCGAAGAGGAAGGGTTATCGCTAGACGTTGTGTCTGAGGGCGAATTGCACACTGCGCTGGAAGCAGGCTTCCCAGCAGCACGGATTCATTTTCATGGCAACAACAAAACACCAGATGAACTGGAAATGGCGCTCGATGCCAACATTGGCTGCTTCGTCGTAGATAACTTCATCGAGCTGCAAATGCTGAATGCCATCGCAGCGGCAAAAGGGCTGAAGCCTGCGATTCTGCTGCGCGTGACGCCAGGCGTGGAAGCTCATACGCATGAATTTATCTCCACGGGACAAGAAGATTCCAAATTCGGCTTTGACATCGGTAACGGCTCCGCAGAGGAAGCGGTGAAGCATGCGCATCAATTGCCACATGTGGAACTGTTGGGACTGCATTCGCATATTGGATCGCAGATTTTTGAAGTAGATGGCTTTGAAGTAGCAGCACAGCGGGTCGCGGACTTTGCCCGTCAATTGCAGCAGGAAGCTGGCGTAACCTTTAAAGTCATCAATCTGGGCGGCGGCTTTGGTATCCGTTATACCGAAGAGGATAGCCCACTAGCAGCACATACGTATGTAGAAGCAATTGCGAATGCGGTGAAGCAGCAGTTTGAAGGTCTAGAAGGTGAATTGCCGCAAATCTGGATCGAACCAGGTCGCAGTATTGTTGGCGATGCGGGAACGACGTTGTATACGATTGGCACGAGCAAAGACATTCCGGGCGTACGCAAGTACGTTTCCGTGGATGGCGGAATGACCGATAATCCGCGTCCAGCGCTGTATGATGCTAAGTATGAAGCACTGCTCGCCAACCGAGTGAATGATGAGCCGTCTGAACTCGTATCGATTGCTGGTAAATGCTGTGAGAGCGGCGATATGCTTATCTGGGATATTGAGCTGGCAGAGCCAATTGCGGGTGATTTGCTGGCGGTTCCTTGCACAGGTGCATACAATTATTCGATGGCAAGCAACTACAATCGTATCCGCCGTCCGGCAGTGGTACTGGTGAAGGACGGGCAGAGCGATCTGATCGTCGAACGGGAAAGCTTTGCAGATATTACCCGCAAAGATGTTGTGCCTGCACGTCTGCGTGCGTCAGTAACAGCGCGCAGCTAA
- the dagF gene encoding 2-dehydro-3-deoxy-phosphogluconate aldolase, producing the protein MAKRLYRGRAALNVLADSIENAKDVFAAAEGHVLVGVLSKSYPDAQTAITAMREYGSEIEDAVSIGLGAGDNRQAAVVAEIASQYGGTHINQVFPAVGRTRAKLGNRDSWINSLVSPSGKPGYVNISTGPFSAAAEPAIVPIEAAIALIRDMGGNAIKYFPMKGLQLEEEYRAVVKACAEANFALEPTGGIDLDNFEQIVQIALEAGVPQVIPHVYSSIIDSDGNTRVQDVETLMSKLKKLVDAYA; encoded by the coding sequence ATGGCAAAGCGCCTATACCGTGGTCGTGCAGCCCTCAATGTACTTGCTGATAGTATCGAGAATGCGAAGGACGTATTTGCAGCCGCAGAAGGGCATGTGCTGGTTGGTGTCCTGTCCAAAAGCTATCCAGATGCACAGACAGCCATTACCGCGATGCGTGAATACGGTAGCGAAATCGAGGATGCCGTATCCATCGGTCTCGGTGCAGGCGATAATCGACAGGCAGCGGTGGTAGCTGAGATTGCTTCGCAGTATGGCGGTACGCATATCAATCAGGTGTTCCCCGCCGTTGGACGAACACGCGCCAAGCTGGGCAATCGAGACAGCTGGATTAACAGTCTGGTCTCACCAAGCGGCAAACCGGGCTATGTGAATATCTCAACTGGTCCATTCAGTGCGGCGGCGGAACCAGCTATTGTGCCGATTGAAGCGGCAATTGCCCTTATTCGCGATATGGGTGGGAATGCGATTAAGTATTTTCCAATGAAAGGATTGCAGCTGGAAGAGGAATATCGCGCTGTCGTGAAGGCATGTGCAGAAGCGAATTTTGCACTGGAACCGACGGGCGGTATCGACCTTGATAACTTTGAGCAGATTGTTCAGATTGCACTGGAAGCCGGTGTTCCACAGGTCATTCCGCATGTGTATTCATCCATCATTGACAGTGATGGCAATACCCGTGTGCAGGATGTGGAGACGCTAATGAGCAAGCTGAAAAAGCTGGTGGATGCCTATGCCTGA
- a CDS encoding ArsR/SmtB family transcription factor — MTEIDMFKALSNRTRLQILQWLKEPEQHFPKQQAHLPKEVSIKGGVCVGDIQDKVNLSQSTVSHYLSMMQKAGLLEAVRYGQWTYYRRNEDTIKQLARFLDQEI; from the coding sequence ATGACGGAAATCGATATGTTTAAAGCACTGTCCAATCGGACGCGTCTTCAGATTTTGCAATGGTTGAAAGAACCTGAGCAGCATTTTCCCAAACAACAAGCGCATCTGCCGAAGGAGGTTAGTATCAAGGGCGGTGTATGTGTGGGTGATATTCAGGACAAGGTGAATCTGTCTCAGTCAACCGTATCGCATTATCTGTCCATGATGCAGAAGGCAGGGCTGCTGGAAGCCGTTCGTTACGGACAATGGACGTATTATCGGCGGAATGAAGATACTATTAAGCAATTGGCCCGGTTTCTCGATCAGGAAATCTGA
- a CDS encoding peptidylprolyl isomerase → MTKQAKVKLENGGEVVIDLFEQDAPNTVANFEKLANDGFYNGLVFHRVIPGFVAQGGCPNGTGTGGPGYTINCEINPNKHERGTLAMAHAGRNTGGSQFYICYQPQPHLDGQHTVFGKVVKGMEYVDAFQGREKMESVEIVEA, encoded by the coding sequence ATGACGAAACAAGCAAAAGTAAAATTGGAAAATGGCGGCGAGGTTGTTATCGATCTGTTCGAACAAGACGCGCCTAACACCGTAGCAAACTTTGAAAAACTGGCAAACGATGGCTTCTACAATGGTCTTGTTTTCCACCGTGTTATCCCAGGCTTCGTAGCACAAGGTGGTTGCCCGAACGGTACAGGTACTGGCGGTCCTGGCTACACAATCAACTGCGAAATCAACCCGAACAAACACGAGCGCGGTACACTGGCTATGGCTCACGCTGGCCGTAACACAGGCGGAAGCCAATTCTACATCTGCTACCAACCACAACCACATCTGGACGGTCAACATACCGTTTTCGGTAAAGTGGTAAAAGGTATGGAGTATGTGGACGCATTCCAAGGTCGCGAGAAAATGGAATCCGTTGAGATCGTTGAAGCATAA
- a CDS encoding DMT family transporter, whose product MMTKLLIYAAAVIAGMSLSIEAAIGGALGEHIGELESTYYIFIIGAMATFLVTLFFGKGNLKQIFTVPRWNLTGGLLGVVYLGLLVISVTLIGVGVSVTAVIVGQIIMSILIEHFGWLGVEKIPLNANRLAAVVLLAVSFILIL is encoded by the coding sequence ATGATGACCAAACTGTTGATCTATGCCGCAGCTGTGATTGCGGGGATGTCGCTAAGTATTGAAGCCGCTATTGGCGGGGCGCTTGGCGAGCATATCGGCGAGCTGGAGAGTACGTATTACATTTTTATTATCGGAGCGATGGCTACCTTTCTGGTAACACTCTTTTTCGGTAAAGGGAATCTCAAGCAGATTTTTACTGTACCTCGCTGGAATTTGACTGGGGGGCTACTGGGAGTTGTGTATTTGGGACTGCTCGTTATTAGCGTGACGCTGATTGGAGTGGGCGTGTCGGTCACAGCTGTCATTGTCGGGCAGATTATAATGAGCATTCTGATTGAGCATTTTGGATGGCTTGGTGTAGAGAAGATTCCATTGAACGCAAATCGGTTAGCGGCGGTTGTGCTGCTGGCGGTATCATTTATCTTGATTTTATAG
- a CDS encoding TldD/PmbA family protein, giving the protein MLQPALVENILQAALETGGDFAEVFVEDRIDRDLGMIGGVVERALSGRDYGIGIRILQGVFSVYAYTSDLSEQNLIQTARKAAGALKGAKSDIVLNFDRLQVENRHPVLQPPSAAQNARKVDILRRAHEALKAADPLIQQTSVGILNWQQQVLIANSEGLWAEDTRTYTRLRLNAVAVDGNQRQTGFRGPGAHAGLEFIEGLDIEAEAREASRIAATMVKADYAPSGKVPVVIENGFGGVLFHEACGHGLESTAVGVNASVFAGKLGQQIASPLVTAIDDGTIPNAWGSLNIDDEGMKTQRNVLIENGILKGYLIDRVGSRRMNMAPTGSGRRQSYRFAPASRMNNTFIAEGDSSREEMIANTEYGIYARSLGGGSVNTATSDFNFAINEAYIIRNGKIAEPVKGATLIGKGIDTLQKIDMVGGNLDHGPGMCGSVSGSLPVNCGQPTLRVSEMTIGGRKGE; this is encoded by the coding sequence ATGCTTCAACCTGCACTGGTAGAAAACATACTGCAAGCTGCGCTGGAAACGGGCGGCGATTTTGCAGAAGTATTTGTCGAGGACCGGATTGACCGCGATCTGGGCATGATCGGCGGCGTGGTAGAACGCGCGCTGTCTGGGCGGGATTACGGCATCGGAATCCGCATTTTACAGGGCGTATTTTCCGTATACGCGTATACAAGTGATCTGAGCGAACAGAATCTGATTCAGACCGCACGTAAGGCAGCTGGCGCATTGAAAGGTGCCAAGAGCGATATTGTATTGAATTTTGACCGTTTGCAGGTCGAGAATCGCCATCCGGTGTTACAGCCGCCATCGGCTGCGCAAAATGCACGTAAGGTGGATATATTACGGCGTGCGCATGAAGCGCTCAAGGCAGCGGACCCGTTGATTCAGCAAACATCGGTCGGCATTCTAAACTGGCAGCAGCAGGTGCTGATCGCCAATTCCGAAGGATTGTGGGCGGAGGATACCCGCACGTATACACGTCTGCGCCTAAACGCCGTTGCCGTAGATGGCAACCAGCGTCAGACTGGATTCCGCGGACCGGGTGCACATGCTGGACTCGAATTTATAGAGGGATTGGATATCGAAGCTGAGGCACGCGAAGCCAGTCGCATCGCTGCTACGATGGTCAAAGCCGACTATGCACCAAGCGGCAAAGTACCCGTGGTGATCGAAAATGGCTTTGGCGGTGTGCTGTTCCATGAAGCTTGTGGACATGGACTGGAATCAACAGCCGTTGGTGTGAACGCATCTGTCTTCGCAGGCAAGCTCGGTCAGCAGATCGCTTCGCCGCTCGTGACCGCCATTGATGATGGAACCATCCCGAACGCTTGGGGATCGCTTAATATTGATGATGAGGGCATGAAAACCCAGCGCAATGTGCTGATTGAGAACGGTATTCTTAAAGGCTATCTGATCGATCGCGTCGGTTCACGCCGAATGAATATGGCACCGACAGGTTCAGGTAGACGGCAATCGTACCGTTTTGCCCCAGCATCGCGTATGAACAATACCTTTATCGCCGAGGGAGATTCCAGCCGCGAGGAGATGATCGCCAACACGGAATACGGTATTTATGCGCGTTCGCTTGGTGGCGGATCGGTCAATACGGCTACGAGTGATTTTAACTTTGCTATTAATGAAGCTTATATTATCCGTAACGGTAAGATCGCTGAACCTGTCAAAGGGGCAACGCTGATCGGCAAAGGCATTGATACACTGCAAAAAATCGATATGGTCGGCGGCAATCTGGATCATGGTCCAGGTATGTGCGGTTCCGTTAGCGGCAGTCTGCCAGTCAATTGTGGACAGCCAACATTGCGCGTATCCGAAATGACCATCGGCGGCAGAAAGGGGGAGTAA
- a CDS encoding sugar kinase, translated as MPEQPNDISATPSHKVGAFGEVMMRLQVPGVETLAQGNELRYSFSGTGVNIASAVTRFGHDGYLVSTLPPTPLGEAAIAYLRRLGISTSLIRRDGKHLGMYFLENGFGSRQSRVTYNDRLGSSFNTSPADAYDVEAIAGTIKLMHFCGITLAMNDTVRQQMLQLAQTVKQQGNQVVFDCNFRPSLWGADSYEFARPHYQKMLYMADIVMMNERDAMGILGMPCESGERQLQLKQLIPQVAAQYDIPVIAGTHRAILSNHMHSLQGYMYKNGSFTFSESLTFPVHDRIGAGDAYTSGIIHGELSDWMPQQTVDFAAAAAMLAHTVTGDTPLSTETEIRQAMADMYRDVDR; from the coding sequence ATGCCTGAACAGCCGAATGATATTTCGGCAACACCAAGTCACAAGGTCGGAGCATTTGGCGAAGTCATGATGCGCTTACAGGTGCCGGGCGTGGAGACGCTGGCGCAAGGCAATGAGCTGCGCTATTCCTTTTCCGGTACAGGTGTGAATATTGCCTCTGCGGTCACACGGTTTGGGCATGATGGGTATTTAGTATCTACGTTGCCGCCGACACCACTAGGGGAAGCAGCAATCGCGTATCTGCGGCGACTTGGCATTTCCACTTCGCTAATTCGCCGTGACGGTAAGCATCTGGGCATGTACTTTTTGGAAAATGGTTTTGGGTCGCGCCAGAGCCGAGTGACGTATAATGATCGATTGGGCAGCAGCTTTAACACATCGCCAGCAGACGCTTACGATGTGGAAGCAATCGCTGGCACAATCAAGCTGATGCACTTCTGCGGTATTACGCTGGCGATGAATGATACTGTTCGGCAGCAGATGCTACAGCTTGCACAAACCGTAAAGCAACAAGGCAATCAAGTGGTCTTTGACTGCAACTTCCGCCCATCCCTGTGGGGAGCAGACAGTTATGAATTTGCTCGTCCTCATTATCAGAAGATGCTTTATATGGCAGATATTGTTATGATGAATGAACGGGATGCAATGGGCATTCTCGGTATGCCCTGTGAGAGTGGGGAACGACAGCTACAATTAAAACAATTGATTCCGCAGGTAGCTGCACAGTATGATATTCCTGTAATTGCTGGAACGCATCGTGCGATTCTGAGCAACCATATGCACTCGTTACAGGGCTACATGTATAAGAATGGCTCGTTTACTTTTTCTGAAAGTCTGACATTCCCCGTGCATGACCGGATTGGTGCAGGTGATGCGTACACATCAGGCATTATTCATGGCGAGCTGAGTGACTGGATGCCGCAGCAAACGGTAGATTTTGCCGCAGCTGCAGCGATGCTGGCGCATACAGTTACTGGCGATACCCCGTTGTCTACCGAAACGGAGATTAGGCAGGCGATGGCGGATATGTACAGGGATGTGGACAGGTAA
- a CDS encoding DMT family transporter produces MSLFLMILPLLAGIGLSIQSAVNGTLGRQIGTIESAFFTFFTGAIVLTIVVNFFGQGNILNLHEVPRWQLLCAIFGVIYLSLMVLAVPKIGVTAAVISVIVGQLVASMAIDQFGWFESAIVPFGWKRLIGVVLMLIALYFVFREKKADATTTA; encoded by the coding sequence ATGAGTTTATTTTTAATGATTTTACCGCTGTTAGCGGGAATTGGACTGAGTATTCAGTCGGCTGTTAACGGTACACTGGGTCGACAGATTGGCACGATTGAGAGTGCCTTTTTCACTTTTTTCACCGGAGCCATCGTTTTGACGATTGTCGTTAACTTTTTCGGGCAGGGCAATATTCTAAATCTACATGAGGTTCCACGCTGGCAGCTGCTGTGTGCGATCTTCGGGGTTATTTACCTATCCCTGATGGTGCTGGCAGTTCCGAAAATCGGCGTAACGGCAGCGGTTATTTCTGTGATCGTGGGGCAATTGGTTGCCAGTATGGCGATTGACCAATTCGGCTGGTTTGAAAGTGCGATTGTACCGTTTGGCTGGAAACGACTGATCGGCGTGGTGCTGATGCTGATTGCACTCTACTTCGTATTCCGTGAGAAAAAGGCAGACGCTACAACTACAGCCTAA
- a CDS encoding DgaE family pyridoxal phosphate-dependent ammonia lyase: protein MEHSLHAKYGLKRVINASGRMSILGVSAPTDTIMEAMKIGGQSYVEIADLVNKAGDRIAGVIGSEAAVVVNSASSGIALSVAAMVTQGDHRRSMRLHQEPLLRNEILLFKGHNVQYGAPVETMVYLGGGRITEVGYANEGKALHLEEAISEQTAAILYVKSHHSVQKNMISYQEAWEVAQRNNLPLIIDAAAEEDLQAFIPYSDLVIFSGSKAIEGPSSGIVAGKRQYIEWLKVHLHGIGRSMKVGKETTFGLLQALDEYSDKPDNSEAEKQALQDVLMPLSDELPGVKVVIVQDEAGRAIFRGRMHIDKSIVGLDAIQVNDRLREGDIAIYTRDYGVRQGFFDIDPRPLLGDDLQMIASRLREIIGG, encoded by the coding sequence ATGGAACATTCTTTGCATGCTAAATATGGATTGAAGCGTGTTATCAATGCCAGCGGACGCATGAGCATACTCGGCGTCTCGGCGCCGACGGATACCATTATGGAAGCGATGAAGATCGGTGGACAGAGCTATGTCGAAATCGCTGATCTGGTCAATAAGGCAGGCGACCGTATTGCTGGTGTGATTGGCTCGGAAGCGGCTGTTGTTGTCAATTCTGCATCGAGCGGAATCGCCTTGTCGGTAGCAGCGATGGTGACGCAGGGTGATCATCGGCGCAGTATGCGGCTGCATCAGGAGCCACTGCTTCGCAACGAGATTTTGCTGTTCAAGGGGCATAATGTTCAGTATGGCGCACCAGTAGAGACGATGGTCTATCTGGGTGGCGGACGTATTACCGAGGTGGGCTATGCGAATGAAGGCAAGGCACTGCATTTGGAAGAAGCAATCTCGGAGCAGACAGCCGCCATTCTATATGTAAAGTCGCACCATAGTGTGCAGAAGAATATGATCTCTTATCAGGAAGCATGGGAAGTCGCACAGCGTAATAACCTTCCGCTGATCATCGACGCCGCCGCAGAGGAGGATTTGCAAGCATTTATTCCGTACTCTGATCTTGTGATTTTCAGCGGCTCCAAAGCAATAGAAGGTCCTTCATCCGGTATCGTCGCCGGTAAACGACAATATATCGAATGGCTAAAGGTACATCTGCACGGGATTGGTCGCAGTATGAAGGTCGGTAAGGAAACCACATTCGGTCTGCTACAAGCGCTAGATGAATACAGCGATAAGCCAGACAATAGCGAAGCGGAAAAGCAAGCGCTGCAAGACGTGTTGATGCCGCTATCCGATGAATTGCCGGGTGTAAAAGTAGTGATTGTGCAGGATGAAGCGGGACGCGCTATTTTCCGAGGCAGAATGCATATCGACAAGTCCATCGTTGGACTTGATGCCATTCAGGTGAACGACCGTTTGCGTGAAGGCGATATTGCCATTTATACACGCGATTATGGAGTACGTCAGGGGTTTTTCGATATTGATCCGCGTCCACTGTTGGGTGACGATCTACAGATGATTGCCAGCCGTTTACGCGAAATTATAGGAGGTTAA